One Faecalispora anaeroviscerum genomic window carries:
- the scfB gene encoding thioether cross-link-forming SCIFF peptide maturase, giving the protein MIHKYYLNGYYIVLDTHSGAVHVFDELPYLILDYLADSVPEQQPEEIKQSLAERFSESEIDEAYEELLELYRSGLLYSKDEYEQFCGMLRDAPVKSMCLNVAHDCNLRCEYCFAAKGDFGRGRMLMPFEVGKRAIDFLIEQSEGRHNLELDFFGGEPLMNFEVVKKVVDYARSIEKQHNKNFRFTITTNGLLLTDDKIEYINREMSNVVLSLDGRKEINDLLRVRTDGRGSYDRIVPNYQKLVSTRGDKDYYVRGTFTTHNLDFTKDVLHMAELGFDQLSIEPVVSDEKLEYSLKEKDLPRVFEEYDHLAKLLIQRRKEGKGFNFFHFMLDLDQGPCAIKRLRGCGCGNEYVAVTPEGDIFPCHQFVGDDEWKMGNIMQGTFDRSMKEKFAQYNIYSKQDCQNCWAKFYCSGGCNANSWQYEGDILKPHTISCELEKKRLECAIMMKAALADTE; this is encoded by the coding sequence ATGATACACAAATATTACCTGAACGGTTATTACATTGTCCTGGATACCCACAGCGGAGCAGTTCATGTATTTGACGAACTGCCCTACCTGATACTGGATTATCTGGCGGACAGCGTTCCGGAACAACAGCCGGAGGAAATCAAGCAGTCTCTGGCAGAGCGGTTCTCGGAATCTGAAATAGACGAGGCGTATGAGGAGTTGCTGGAGCTATACCGTTCCGGCCTGCTGTATTCGAAAGACGAGTACGAGCAGTTCTGTGGAATGCTGCGGGATGCCCCGGTCAAATCCATGTGCCTGAATGTAGCGCACGACTGTAATCTGCGCTGCGAATACTGCTTTGCCGCCAAGGGCGACTTTGGCCGCGGCCGGATGCTAATGCCCTTTGAGGTTGGCAAGCGAGCCATTGATTTTTTGATTGAACAGTCTGAGGGGCGCCACAACCTGGAACTCGATTTCTTTGGCGGCGAGCCGCTGATGAATTTTGAGGTCGTGAAGAAGGTGGTGGATTACGCCCGCAGCATCGAAAAGCAACACAACAAAAACTTTCGCTTTACGATCACAACGAACGGTCTTCTGCTGACAGATGACAAAATCGAATATATCAACCGCGAGATGTCCAACGTGGTTCTTTCCCTGGATGGGCGCAAAGAGATCAACGATCTGCTTCGTGTCCGCACAGACGGTCGCGGCAGCTACGACCGGATCGTTCCGAATTACCAAAAGCTGGTTTCCACCCGCGGCGATAAGGACTATTATGTGCGCGGTACATTCACAACCCATAACCTCGACTTTACCAAGGATGTTCTGCACATGGCGGAGCTGGGGTTTGATCAGCTTTCCATCGAGCCGGTGGTGTCGGACGAAAAGCTCGAGTACTCCCTGAAAGAAAAGGATCTGCCACGCGTGTTCGAGGAATACGATCATCTGGCGAAGCTCCTCATTCAGCGCAGGAAAGAGGGGAAGGGCTTTAATTTCTTCCACTTTATGCTTGATTTGGACCAAGGGCCCTGTGCAATCAAACGATTGCGCGGCTGCGGTTGCGGAAACGAATATGTTGCGGTCACTCCGGAGGGCGATATTTTCCCGTGCCACCAATTCGTTGGCGACGACGAGTGGAAGATGGGGAACATTATGCAGGGTACCTTCGACCGCTCGATGAAAGAAAAATTTGCACAATATAATATTTACAGTAAGCAGGATTGCCAGAACTGTTGGGCCAAATTCTACTGCAGCGGTGGATGTAATGCCAACAGCTGGCAGTATGAGGGAGATATTCTAAAGCCCCACACCATTTCATGCGAGCTGGAGAAAAAGCGTTTGGAATGTGCCATTATGATGAAAGCTGCTCTGGCGGATACGGAGTAA